One Bacteroidia bacterium DNA segment encodes these proteins:
- a CDS encoding NUDIX hydrolase, with the protein MPYTYEYPRPSVCVDIIVLYKQQDQIHILLIERKHPPFENTWALPGGFIEMEETLEKSALRELQEETGLLLENVEQFATYGNPGRDPRGRTISVVYFAEIKKMDTPTAGDDASKAKWFDIKELPELAFDHKKIIMDFYTEFKTDNLF; encoded by the coding sequence ATGCCTTATACATATGAATATCCACGTCCTTCAGTGTGCGTGGATATTATTGTTTTATACAAACAGCAAGATCAAATTCACATTCTTTTAATTGAACGAAAGCATCCTCCATTTGAAAACACATGGGCATTGCCAGGTGGATTTATAGAAATGGAAGAAACATTAGAAAAATCTGCTTTAAGAGAATTACAAGAAGAAACAGGACTTCTACTAGAAAATGTAGAACAATTTGCAACATACGGAAATCCGGGAAGAGACCCTCGTGGAAGAACAATATCTGTTGTTTACTTTGCTGAAATAAAAAAGATGGATACACCAACAGCAGGTGATGATGCATCAAAAGCAAAATGGTTCGATATTAAAGAACTGCCTGAATTAGCATTTGATCACAAAAAGATAATTATGGATTTTTATACAGAATTTAAAACAGATAATTTGTTCTAA
- the murA gene encoding UDP-N-acetylglucosamine 1-carboxyvinyltransferase, with amino-acid sequence MATFEVTGGFRLSGEIHPQGAKNEALQVLCAVLLTSEEILIDNIPEIRDVTKLIELLADLGVEVKRIGTGKYTFCAKNINIEYLKTEKFAQQATTLRGSIMIVGPLLGRFGKGYIPKPGGDKIGRRKLDTHFIGFEKLGAKFNYDASTNFFTVEGKNLKGSYMLLDEASVTGTANIIMAAVLAKGTTTIFNAACEPYLQQLCIMLNNMGAKISGVGSNLLNIEGVTSLKGTKHKILPDMIEIGSFIGMAAMTQSEITIKNVSYHNLGLIPDAFRRLGIKLEKRDDDIFIPAQKRYEIDTFIDGSILTIADAIWPGLTPDLLSVFLVVATQAKGSVLIHQKMFESRLFFVDKLIEMGAQIILCDPHRATVIGMDRRFPLHGTTMSSPDIRAGVALLIAAMSAKGKSTIHNIEQIDRGYQNIDERLNMMGAQIKRLN; translated from the coding sequence ATGGCAACTTTTGAAGTTACTGGTGGCTTTCGTCTTTCCGGTGAAATACATCCACAAGGCGCAAAAAATGAAGCATTACAGGTTCTTTGTGCCGTTCTTTTAACTTCCGAAGAAATATTAATAGATAATATTCCGGAAATAAGAGACGTTACAAAACTTATTGAGCTTCTTGCTGATCTTGGTGTTGAAGTAAAAAGAATCGGAACAGGAAAATACACCTTCTGTGCAAAAAATATTAATATTGAATATTTAAAAACCGAAAAATTTGCCCAACAAGCAACAACACTCAGAGGTTCAATAATGATTGTTGGTCCACTACTTGGCAGATTTGGCAAAGGCTATATCCCTAAACCAGGTGGGGATAAAATTGGTCGCCGTAAACTCGATACCCACTTTATTGGTTTTGAAAAACTAGGTGCAAAATTTAATTACGACGCATCAACAAACTTCTTTACTGTAGAAGGAAAAAACCTTAAAGGGAGTTATATGCTTCTTGACGAAGCATCTGTTACCGGTACTGCAAATATTATAATGGCTGCTGTCTTAGCAAAAGGAACAACAACAATTTTTAATGCAGCCTGCGAACCATATTTACAACAGCTTTGTATTATGCTAAATAATATGGGAGCAAAAATCTCAGGAGTAGGTTCAAATTTATTAAACATAGAAGGAGTAACGTCATTAAAAGGGACTAAACACAAAATTCTTCCTGATATGATTGAGATTGGAAGTTTTATTGGTATGGCAGCAATGACACAAAGCGAGATTACTATTAAAAACGTATCTTATCATAATCTTGGATTAATTCCAGACGCCTTTAGAAGACTTGGCATAAAACTTGAAAAGCGAGATGACGATATTTTTATTCCGGCTCAAAAACGTTATGAGATTGATACATTTATTGACGGATCTATTTTGACAATTGCAGATGCTATATGGCCTGGACTAACACCCGATTTACTATCGGTTTTTTTGGTTGTTGCAACACAGGCAAAAGGAAGCGTATTAATTCACCAGAAAATGTTTGAAAGCCGTTTGTTTTTTGTAGATAAGTTAATAGAAATGGGAGCCCAGATAATTCTATGTGATCCACATAGAGCTACAGTAATAGGAATGGACAGAAGGTTCCCATTGCACGGCACTACAATGTCTTCGCCAGACATCAGGGCAGGAGTTGCACTTCTTATAGCTGCAATGTCAGCAAAAGGAAAAAGTACAATTCATAACATCGAGCAAATTGACAGAGGATATCAAAATATTGATGAGCGCTTAAATATGATGGGAGCTCAAATTAAAAGATTAAATTAA
- a CDS encoding UvrD-helicase domain-containing protein, giving the protein MKNFLKELNPSQHAAVVNYKGPNLIIAGAGSGKTRVLTYRIAYLLSQGVFAGNIMSLTFTNKAAKEMKERITSLVGFETSRYLWMGTFHSLFNKILRIECGRLGFTSKFTIYDSDDSKSLIKSIIKDLHLDDKQYKASEVQNRISMAKNNLITVSTYLNSPVIQEQDLQSRKPEIGKIYTIYQNRLKTSDSMDFDDLLMNTNILFRDNPDITEKYQKHFQYILVDEYQDTNYAQYLIIKKLSTATQNISVVGDDSQSIYSFRGAKIENILNFKKDYPDYKLFKLEQNYRSTKTIVEAANSLISRNRDRIPKTIWSDNEDGERIKVQKALTDAEEGYLVASILKDYKQKHNFNYNDFVVLYRINSQSRIFEEAFRRSAIPYKVFGGLSFYQRKEIKDVIAYFRLIINHNDDEALKRIINFPARGIGKTTFEKLELIAMNNEASLWKVISNSAMLTQVLNQSTISKLLNFKSIIEHFEEKAIEIDAFELASYIVSNTGILRELEAEKSQEGITRKQNVEELLNGIKDFCDFTLSENPDAPVFLENFIENVSLLTDLESDDDKENNDKVALMTVHSAKGLEYNCVFIVGAEHELFPLHFNGVSPENIEEERRLFYVALTRAKKIANISFAEHRYKWGNLVSCQPSRFLDEIDSIYLDLPLETQRQSEPATYQNKFTPKVKPLQSEMFKPAINLNLKEKKLVHLNIAEKNINSSSNNFDLMNVEEGMTVIHDRFGKGIVIKIEGDKPNTKALIQFDISGEKQLLLKFAKLKVLQSN; this is encoded by the coding sequence GTGAAAAATTTTTTAAAAGAACTTAACCCATCTCAACACGCTGCTGTTGTTAATTACAAAGGACCAAACCTTATAATTGCAGGAGCAGGATCCGGAAAAACCCGTGTATTAACCTATCGCATTGCATATCTTCTTAGTCAGGGTGTGTTTGCCGGTAACATCATGTCTTTAACTTTTACAAACAAAGCTGCCAAAGAAATGAAAGAAAGAATCACTTCATTGGTAGGTTTTGAAACTTCGCGGTATTTATGGATGGGAACCTTTCATAGTCTGTTTAATAAAATTCTAAGAATTGAATGTGGTCGCTTAGGATTTACTTCAAAATTTACAATTTACGATTCCGATGATTCAAAAAGCTTAATTAAATCTATCATTAAAGATTTACATCTGGATGATAAACAATACAAAGCATCAGAAGTTCAGAATCGAATCAGTATGGCAAAAAATAACCTGATAACTGTTTCTACATATTTAAATAGTCCGGTAATTCAGGAACAAGATTTACAATCAAGAAAACCCGAAATCGGAAAAATATATACTATTTATCAAAACAGATTAAAAACATCAGACTCGATGGATTTTGATGATCTGTTAATGAATACAAATATTTTGTTCCGCGATAATCCTGACATTACAGAAAAATACCAGAAACATTTCCAATATATTCTGGTTGATGAATATCAGGACACAAATTATGCTCAATATTTAATTATTAAAAAATTAAGTACTGCAACCCAAAATATATCTGTTGTTGGTGATGATTCTCAAAGTATTTATTCTTTCAGAGGTGCTAAAATTGAGAATATTTTAAATTTCAAAAAAGATTATCCAGACTATAAACTTTTTAAACTTGAGCAAAATTACCGCTCAACAAAAACTATAGTAGAAGCAGCAAATAGCTTAATAAGCAGGAATCGAGACAGAATTCCGAAAACAATCTGGAGTGACAATGAAGATGGCGAAAGAATAAAAGTTCAAAAAGCTTTGACTGATGCTGAAGAAGGTTATCTGGTTGCAAGTATTTTAAAAGACTATAAACAAAAACATAATTTCAACTACAATGACTTTGTTGTACTTTACAGAATAAATTCACAATCAAGAATATTTGAAGAAGCTTTTCGTAGAAGTGCTATACCTTACAAAGTATTTGGCGGATTGTCTTTCTACCAACGCAAAGAGATTAAGGATGTTATAGCATACTTTAGATTAATCATTAATCATAACGACGACGAAGCTTTAAAGCGAATAATAAATTTTCCAGCACGTGGTATAGGAAAAACCACATTTGAAAAACTCGAACTTATTGCAATGAATAACGAAGCCAGTTTGTGGAAAGTTATTTCAAATTCTGCAATGCTGACTCAAGTTCTTAATCAAAGTACTATTTCAAAATTATTAAATTTTAAATCTATAATAGAACATTTTGAAGAGAAAGCAATTGAAATTGATGCTTTTGAATTAGCCAGCTACATTGTTAGCAATACAGGAATATTGCGCGAGCTGGAAGCTGAAAAATCTCAGGAAGGTATTACTCGCAAACAAAATGTTGAAGAACTTTTAAACGGAATTAAGGATTTTTGCGATTTTACTTTATCTGAAAATCCTGACGCACCTGTATTTTTAGAAAATTTTATCGAAAATGTATCGTTACTTACTGACCTAGAAAGTGATGATGATAAAGAGAATAACGATAAAGTAGCACTCATGACAGTTCACTCTGCAAAAGGATTAGAATATAATTGTGTGTTTATTGTTGGAGCCGAGCATGAACTTTTTCCATTGCATTTTAACGGAGTTTCTCCCGAAAATATTGAAGAAGAAAGACGTTTGTTTTATGTAGCATTAACACGTGCTAAAAAAATTGCAAACATATCTTTTGCAGAACATCGTTATAAATGGGGAAATCTTGTATCATGTCAGCCAAGTCGTTTTCTGGATGAAATTGACAGTATTTATCTGGATTTGCCACTAGAAACTCAAAGACAGTCAGAGCCTGCAACATATCAAAATAAATTCACCCCAAAGGTGAAACCATTACAAAGCGAAATGTTTAAACCTGCTATTAATTTAAATTTAAAAGAAAAAAAATTAGTACATTTGAACATTGCCGAAAAGAACATAAACTCCTCAAGTAATAATTTTGATTTAATGAATGTTGAGGAAGGAATGACTGTAATTCATGACAGATTTGGCAAAGGAATAGTTATAAAAATTGAAGGCGACAAACCAAATACAAAAGCGCTGATTCAATTTGACATAAGTGGCGAAAAACAATTATTATTAAAATTTGCCAAATTAAAAGTTCTACAATCAAACTAA
- a CDS encoding TlpA family protein disulfide reductase, with product MKTIRLISIIALVSILAYGFISHNKKTVTYGGEKTDVGLAIGNKAPELKFKNPEGKEIALSSLKGKMVLIDFWASWCGPCRRENPSVVAAYNKYKDKKYKNGKGFTIYSVSLDQSAESWKAAITKDGLIWDNHVSDLKYWSSEAARTYKVQGIPTNWLIDGDGIIVASNLRGAALEQALDSQLKE from the coding sequence ATGAAAACAATAAGATTAATTTCAATTATAGCACTAGTAAGCATACTGGCTTATGGTTTTATTTCGCATAATAAAAAAACAGTAACCTACGGAGGTGAAAAAACAGATGTGGGATTAGCAATTGGTAACAAAGCTCCCGAACTAAAATTTAAAAACCCAGAAGGTAAAGAAATAGCACTTAGTTCATTAAAAGGTAAAATGGTATTAATAGATTTCTGGGCTTCATGGTGCGGTCCTTGTCGTAGAGAAAACCCCAGTGTTGTTGCAGCATATAATAAATACAAAGACAAAAAATATAAAAACGGAAAAGGTTTTACAATTTACAGTGTATCTTTAGACCAGAGTGCTGAAAGCTGGAAAGCAGCAATAACAAAAGATGGATTAATATGGGACAATCATGTTAGCGATCTTAAATACTGGAGCTCAGAAGCCGCAAGAACTTATAAAGTACAAGGAATTCCAACAAACTGGTTAATTGACGGTGATGGAATAATAGTTGCGTCAAATCTTAGAGGTGCTGCACTTGAACAAGCACTGGACTCTCAGTTAAAAGAATAA
- a CDS encoding winged helix-turn-helix transcriptional regulator, with amino-acid sequence MKNAEPKVKYTSNQEQIARIGLALSHPARIFILETLNSMHTCCTSCDSIGDTPIDHDTLAEHLKILKSAGLIQGDIVPPKINFCLNRINVEIAKILITNFLK; translated from the coding sequence ATTAAAAACGCTGAACCAAAAGTAAAATATACAAGTAATCAGGAACAAATTGCACGTATCGGACTGGCATTATCACACCCTGCAAGAATTTTTATATTAGAAACTTTAAATTCCATGCACACATGCTGCACCAGTTGCGACAGCATTGGCGACACACCTATTGACCATGATACACTTGCAGAACATTTAAAAATATTAAAAAGCGCAGGTTTAATTCAAGGCGACATTGTTCCACCAAAAATTAATTTTTGCCTTAACAGAATTAATGTAGAGATTGCTAAAATACTTATAACAAATTTCTTAAAATAA
- a CDS encoding DUF4290 domain-containing protein — MDLNEYYNSQRKKLILPEYGRHVQEMVDHLLTVESRDERNRMSKGLINVMSNFTPGMRENAEFKLKLWNHLAQMAGYKLDIDYPCEITKEEELLKRPHALPYPTNNIRHKHYGGIAKAFVKKFIEMPDSESKTVLIEMLANHMKKLYLVWNKEAVSDEQIFADINEMAGDTPLINGHIRLNETRDILYRNQKPKPVKPFKRTNRKQR; from the coding sequence ATGGATCTTAACGAATATTACAACTCTCAAAGAAAGAAGTTGATTTTACCTGAATATGGACGCCATGTGCAGGAAATGGTAGATCATCTGTTAACAGTAGAATCTCGTGATGAAAGAAACAGAATGTCAAAAGGACTAATTAATGTAATGTCTAACTTCACTCCTGGAATGCGTGAAAATGCTGAGTTCAAACTAAAACTATGGAATCACTTAGCCCAAATGGCAGGTTATAAACTCGATATTGATTATCCTTGCGAGATTACAAAGGAAGAAGAATTGCTTAAAAGGCCACATGCCCTTCCCTACCCTACAAACAATATCAGACATAAGCATTACGGAGGAATTGCAAAAGCTTTCGTAAAGAAATTTATTGAAATGCCTGATTCCGAATCAAAAACAGTTTTAATAGAAATGCTTGCAAACCATATGAAAAAACTTTATCTGGTTTGGAATAAAGAAGCTGTTAGCGATGAACAGATTTTTGCAGATATAAATGAAATGGCAGGTGACACTCCACTTATAAACGGACACATAAGACTTAATGAAACACGTGACATTTTGTACAGAAATCAAAAACCAAAGCCAGTAAAACCCTTTAAAAGAACAAATCGCAAACAAAGATAA
- a CDS encoding PorP/SprF family type IX secretion system membrane protein yields the protein MKKTTIIAIITLLIPASMFGQDILFSQPNEAPLLLNPANAGAQYNLRATANYRLQWRSVTSPFRTIAAGVDGRVFSQGKNGSSIGAGLSLFNDVAGSGHLNTNQVIASVSGKVTLAKNQTLSLGISGGIVQRKIGINDLTWGNQYNGLIYDSSLPSNETFSGESFLNGDFGTGIQWSYGKGQRTLSSNDMFGAQAGLSVFHVNSPKSGFYEVVDKRALRYMFHFTGSYGFKNTNMQISPLFIYEMQGPARMLYVGSFLRYKLQESSKYTDYVLSRTVSLGGFFRGKDAVVIAAQCELGQIAFGISYDINISSLAKVSSGRGGFEISLKYLPIRSSNPSRLL from the coding sequence ATGAAAAAAACAACAATTATCGCAATAATTACCTTATTAATTCCTGCATCAATGTTTGGACAGGATATTTTATTCTCTCAACCAAACGAAGCACCATTATTACTAAATCCTGCAAATGCCGGCGCACAATATAATTTAAGAGCTACTGCAAACTACAGATTACAATGGAGGTCAGTAACATCTCCATTCAGAACAATTGCAGCCGGAGTTGATGGAAGAGTCTTTTCTCAGGGAAAAAACGGATCTTCAATTGGTGCCGGCCTAAGCCTGTTTAATGATGTAGCCGGAAGTGGGCACCTTAACACTAACCAGGTAATTGCATCAGTATCAGGAAAGGTAACTCTTGCAAAAAATCAAACTTTATCTTTAGGTATTTCAGGTGGTATAGTTCAACGAAAAATTGGGATAAATGATTTAACATGGGGGAATCAATATAATGGATTGATTTACGATTCATCATTACCATCTAACGAAACTTTCTCCGGAGAAAGTTTTTTAAACGGTGACTTTGGTACAGGAATACAATGGAGCTATGGAAAAGGACAAAGAACACTTTCATCAAATGACATGTTTGGTGCACAAGCCGGGCTTTCAGTATTTCATGTTAATAGTCCCAAATCAGGTTTTTATGAGGTAGTTGACAAAAGAGCTTTAAGATATATGTTTCATTTTACTGGCTCATACGGATTTAAAAACACCAACATGCAGATTTCACCACTTTTTATATATGAAATGCAGGGACCTGCCAGAATGTTATATGTAGGTTCTTTTTTAAGATATAAGCTGCAGGAATCCTCAAAATATACTGATTATGTATTAAGCAGAACAGTAAGTTTAGGAGGTTTTTTCAGAGGAAAAGATGCTGTTGTTATTGCAGCACAATGTGAGCTCGGACAAATTGCATTTGGAATAAGCTATGACATTAATATTTCATCTTTAGCAAAAGTCAGTTCCGGAAGAGGTGGTTTTGAAATATCATTAAAGTATCTTCCCATAAGGTCTTCAAACCCTAGCCGACTTTTGTAA